From Brassica oleracea var. oleracea cultivar TO1000 chromosome C3, BOL, whole genome shotgun sequence, a single genomic window includes:
- the LOC106332178 gene encoding uncharacterized protein LOC106332178: protein MSKRNAPPSQPPPRPLIKQHSWSPDADREEAWLRRKGKRQSDRLGRSKSVTDEDLEELRGCIELGFGFEPDSQDLDPWLNETLPALGLYCAVNKQYSSRLSRTSSLSSFASEGDVSNSSTTIVDQGDDPETMKMRLKQWAQVVACSVRQFSGEPN, encoded by the exons ATGTCGAAACGCAACGCGCCGCCGTCACAACCGCCGCCTAGACCGCTGATAAAGCAGCACTCGTGGTCACCGGACGCCGATCGCGAAGAGGCGTGGCTTCGTAGGAAAGGCAAACGCCAATCGGATCGACTCGGTCGGAGTAAGAGCGTGACGGACGAAGATCTAGAAGAGCTCAGAGGCTGCATCGAGCTAGGATTCGGATTCGAGCCTGATTCGCAAGATTTAGATCCGTGGCTCAACGAAACTCTCCCAGCTCTGGGGTTGTACTGCGCCGTGAATAAACAGTATAGTAGCAGATTGTCACGGACTTCGTCTCTTTCGTCGTTCGCGTCGGAAGGTGACGTAAGCAATTCGAGCACGACAATTGTTGATCAAG GTGATGATCCCGAGACGATGAAGATGAGGTTGAAGCAATGGGCTCAGGTGGTTGCTTGTTCGGTGCGACAATTCTCCGGCGAACCAAATTGA
- the LOC106332669 gene encoding uncharacterized protein LOC106332669 has protein sequence MENEHGVNIVSLEMDRDAEASGESGLTVESSRGDAGAKKMDECGGWTNERHNSYLEYLENSFVKQFYSLLGGEERRRLSRARDLQSNSHKSTDQFTVLKNGCRQKVNFGKKRPRLETSSSRQTPENPNGIDIHVNEEIENSGGDKSFTRTSVTTSLRHEYPAQSTAEASGQNFREEVGEKGCNSRASRKRRREANYDDSSLNDQVVP, from the exons ATGGAGAATGAGCACGGTGTGAATATTGTTTCTCTCGAGATGGATCGCGATGCGGAGGCGTCGGGTGAATCCGGTCTTACGGTCGAGAGCTCGCGTGGTGACGCCGGCGCGAAGAAGATG GATGAGTGTGGTGGATGGACGAATGAGAGACACAACTCGTATCTTGAATATTTAGAGAACTCATTCGTTAAGCAGTTTTATTCCTTACTTGGAGGAGAGGAGAGGAGGAGACTCTCCAGAGCTCGTGATCTGCAGTCCAACTCTCACAAATCGACTGATCAG TTTACGGTACTAAAAAATGGTTGCCGCCAGAAGGTTAACTTCGGAAAGAAACGACCTCGTTTAGAGACGTCGTCATCGAGACAGACTCCTGAAAATCCCAACGGAATTGATATCCATGTTAACGAAGAAATCGAAAACTCTGGTGGTGATAAGAGTTTTACTAGAACATCAGTGACAACTTCTTTGAGACATGAGTATCCAGCTCAAAGCACTGCAG AGGCGTCAGGGCAGAATTTCAGAGAAGAAGTTGGAGAGAAGGGATGTAACTCAAGGGCGTCCAGGAAACGCAGAAGAGAAGCTAACTATGATGATAGTTCATTGAATGATCAG GTTGTGCCGTAA
- the LOC106333904 gene encoding hyphally-regulated protein-like: MGLSKARNLLLVLVITAYLFSGTAHAWSWSWGSGQSGSNWGWGWGSDDNSGSGSGGGSSWGWGWSSNGTDTNWGWGSSSGSSGTGSTHRSYHNHTAPSNHSNGSGSIGSTHNNHTAQVSPRRKIEGSVWKNGFDYQEWASKHAPFHTNDVLSFKYNDKSQSKTKKHNNKNDVYLLPDLKSYKRCDVSRGKKLVARGGSSLGFKLLLRKTPETYYFASGDHNGCNHSMKFSVSPIPRSSSHTKP, translated from the coding sequence ATGGGTCTCTCTAAGGCACGCAATCTACTCTTAGTCCTCGTGATCACTGCTTACCTCTTTTCCGGGACTGCTCATGCATGGAGCTGGAGCTGGGGTTCTGGCCAATCCGGTTCTAACTGGGGATGGGGTTGGGGCTCTGACGATAACTCTGGCTCGGGTTCAGGTGGTGGTTCAAGCTGGGGTTGGGGATGGAGCTCGAACGGAACAGATACAAACTGGGGTTGGGGAAGCAGCTCTGGCTCAAGTGGCACCGGGTCTACACATAGAAGCTACCACAACCACACGGCCCCATCAAACCACTCGAACGGCAGTGGTAGTATTGGCTCTACACACAACAACCACACGGCTCAAGTATCGCCTAGAAGAAAGATTGAGGGTAGTGTGTGGAAGAACGGATTCGATTACCAAGAATGGGCTTCAAAGCATGCACCCTTCCACACCAACGATGTCCTTTCTTTCAAGTACAACGATAAAAGTCAATCCAAGACGAAGAAGCACAACAACAAGAACGATGTCTACTTGCTTCCAGACTTGAAGAGCTACAAGAGATGCGATGTGAGCAGAGGCAAGAAGCTAGTCGCAAGAGGAGGCTCATCATTAGGGTTTAAGTTGCTTCTCCGCAAGACTCCTGAGACCTACTACTTCGCTAGTGGAGACCACAATGGCTGCAACCACAGCATGAAGTTCTCTGTCTCCCCGATTCCTCGTTCTTCTTCACACACTAAACCCTAA
- the LOC106336072 gene encoding methylcrotonoyl-CoA carboxylase beta chain, mitochondrial-like — translation MLRLLGRRAASAYAELTTIHQWRIRPGNDPKPDPLRTLQKGFCVGVLPDGVERNSEAFSSNSVAMEGILSDLRSHIKKVLVGGGEEAVKRNTSRNKLLPRERIDRLLDPGSSFLELSQLAGHELYEEPLPSGGIITGIGPVHGHLCMFMANDPTVKGGTYYPITIKKHLRAQEIAARCRLPCIYLVDSGGAYLPKQSEVFPDKENFGRVFYNESVMSSEGIPQIAIVLGSCTAGGAYIPAMADESVMVKGNGTIFLAGPPLVKAATGEEVSAEDLGGASVHCNVSGVSDYFAQDELHGLAIGRNIVKNLHMAAKRETKGTFGSEKLEYKEPLYDINELRSIAPVDHKQQFDVRSIIARIVDGSEFDEFKKQYGTTLVTGFARIYGQTVGIIGNNGILFNESALKGAHFIELCSQRKIPLVFLQNITGFMVGSRSEANGIAKSGAKMVMAVSCAKVPKITIITGASFGAGNYAMCGRSYSPDFLFMWPNARIGVMGGAQAAGVLSQIERATKKRQGIKWTEEEEEEFKKKTVDAYEREASPYFSTARLWDDGVIDPSDTRKVLGLCLSAASNRPLEDTRFGVFRM, via the exons ATGTTAAGGCTTTTGGGGAGAAGGGCAGCTTCAGCTTATGCAGAGCTAACTACTATTCATCAATGGCGGATCCGACCCGGAAACGATCCAAAGCCCGATCCTTTACGAACTCTACAAAAGGGTTTCTGCGTCGGCGTTCTCCCGGACGGCGTCGAGAGAAATTCGGAAGCTTTCTCCAGCAACTCGGTCGCCATGGAAGGGATCTTATCGGACCTTCGCTCCCACATCAAAAAG GTGTTGGTTGGTGGTGGGGAGGAGGCTGTGAAGCGGAACACAAGTAGAAACAAGCTTCTGCCTAGAGAAAGAATCGATCGCCTCCTTGACCCTGGCTCTTCCTTCTTGGAGCTCTCTCAG CTTGCAGGACATGAACTGTACGAGGAGCCTTTACCATCAGGCGGCATAATCACAGGCATAGGACCAGTCCACGGCCATCTCTGTATGTTCATGGCTAACGACCCCACAGTGAAAGGAGGGACTTATTATCCCATTACTATCAAGAAACATCTCAGGGCACAAGAGATTGCTGCTCGCTGCAGACTCCCTTGCATATACCTCGTTGACAGCGGCGGTGCTTACCTTCCGAAACAGTCAGAGGTTTTCCCTGACAAGGAGAATTTCGGCAGGGTTTTCTACAACGAGTCTGTGATGTCGTCGGAAGGGATTCCGCAGATCGCCATTGTTTTGGGGTCTTGCACTGCCGGTGGTGCTTATATCCCTGCCATGGCTGATGAAAGTGTGATGGTGAAAGGGAATGGTACCATCTTTTTGGCAGGACCTCCTCTTGTGAAG GCTGCCACAGGAGAGGAAGTCTCAGCTGAGGATCTAGGAGGTGCTTCTGTTCATTGTAATGTGTCTGGTGTGTCGGATTATTTTGCTCAAG ACGAGCTACATGGACTCGCTATTGGAAGAAACATTGTCAAGAATCTGCACATGGCTGCAAAACGAGAGACGAAAGGAACATTTGGTAGTGAAAAACTTGAATACAAAGAACCGCTTTATGACATAAACGAGCTTAGGTCCATTGCTCCTGTAGACCACAAGCAGCAGTTTGATGTCCGGTCTATCATTGCTCGGATTGTTGATGGGAGTGAATTTGACGAGTTCAAGAAACAATACGGCACC ACGCTTGTGACTGGTTTTGCTAGAATATATGGTCAGACGGTAGGAATCATTGGAAACAATGGCATACTGTTCAACGAATCTGCATTAAAAGGAGCACACTTCATTGAATTGTGTTCTCAACGTAAAATTCCTCTCGTTTTCCTCCAGAACATCACAGGCTTTATG GTTGGTTCAAGATCTGAGGCCAATGGCATTGCAAAATCTGGAGCAAAAATGGTGATGGCAGTATCTTGTGCTAAG GTACCAAAGATAACAATTATAACGGGTGCAAGCTTTGGTGCTGGAAACTATGCCATGTGTGGCCGTTCATACAGTCCAGATTTTCTGTTCATGTGGCCAAACGCCAGAATTGGCGTCATGGGAGGCGCTCAG GCTGCAGGTGTTTTGAGTCAGATTGAAAGGGCTACCAAGAAGAGACAAGGAATAAAG TGGACAGAGGAAGAGGAAGAAGAGTTCAAGAAGAAAACGGTGGATGCTTATGAGAGAGAGGCAAGTCCTTACTTCTCCACAGCGAGGCTTTGGGATGATGGAGTGATTGATCCATCTGATACTAGAAAGGTTTTGGGACTTTGTCTCTCTGCTGCTTCTAACCGTCCTCTAGAAGACACTCGATTTGGTGTCTTTAGAATGTAA
- the LOC106334436 gene encoding pollen-specific leucine-rich repeat extensin-like protein 4: MVSVLAMAKTPSLGCCVFLLSFFFLSSSFVAYAISQTEAAFLVRRQLLTLPENGELPNDIEYEVDLKATFANSRLKKAYIALQAWKKAIYSDPFNTTGNWHGPHVCNYTGVICAPALDDPNVTVVAGVDLNGADIAGHLPAELGLMTDVAMFHLNSNRFCGIIPNSFSKLTLMHEFDVSNNCFVGPFPCVILTWPDVKYFDVRFNDFEGQVPPELFKKELDAIFLNNNRFTSTIPESLGDSTASVVTFANNKFTGCIPKSIGNMKSLNEIVFMDNGLGGCFPSEIGMLSNVTVFDASKNSFIGRLPTTFAGLTGVEELDISGNKLTGLLADSICKLPNLVNFTYSYNYFNGQDGSCVPGGGRKEIVLDDTRNCLPDRPEQRSAQECAVVINRPVDCSKDKCAGGGSSTPSRPSLVPTEPVQKPSPVPSLPVPEPSPVPTRPVHKPQPPKESQQPDDPYDQFPVKNRRSPPPPAPVNSPSIPLPSPPLPPPVHSPPPPVKSPPPPVHSPPPPPVYSPPPPPVYSPPPPVFSPPPPPVNSPPPPVLSPLPPAPVHSPPPPVNSPPPPVFFPPAHPPKSSSPPQTPSQPSPSPMIFSPQPPQSPPVVSSPPPGPLKVDCPPAAQAPAPSDELITPTPAPVEKKQTPSAQAPAPVEDIQTPTAQAPASSDDSTTPPPSPVEKKETPSAQAPAPSDEFIIPPFVGHQYASPPPPMFEGY, encoded by the coding sequence ATGGTTTCTGTTTTAGCCATGGCTAAAACTCCCTCCTTGGGCTGCTGTGTCTTCCTCTTATCCTTCTTCTTTTTGTCTTCTTCCTTTGTCGCATACGCCATATCCCAAACAGAAGCTGCCTTCCTCGTGCGACGACAGCTCTTAACATTACCAGAAAACGGCGAACTCCCTAATGACATTGAATACGAGGTTGATCTCAAGGCTACATTTGCCAACTCAAGGCTTAAAAAAGCTTACATTGCTCTCCAAGCTTGGAAAAAAGCAATATATTCCGACCCATTTAACACCACAGGAAACTGGCATGGTCCTCACGTGTGCAACTACACCGGTGTGATCTGTGCACCGGCTCTTGATGATCCTAACGTCACGGTTGTAGCTGGTGTTGACCTCAACGGTGCGGATATCGCTGGGCACTTGCCTGCCGAGCTTGGTTTGATGACAGATGTTGCTATGTTCCATTTGAATTCGAACCGGTTTTGCGGTATCATTCCTAATAGCTTTTCGAAGCTGACGCTGATGCATGAGTTTGATGTTAGTAATAACTGTTTCGTTGGACCTTTCCCGTGTGTTATCCTCACTTGGCCTGATGTCAAGTACTTCGACGTTAGGTTCAATGATTTTGAAGGTCAAGTCCCTCCTGAGCTTTTCAAGAAGGAGCTAGACGCTATTTTCTTGAACAACAATAGATTCACTTCAACGATTCCTGAATCTTTAGGAGATTCTACGGCCTCGGTTGTGACATTCGCTAACAATAAATTCACCGGATGTATTCCTAAGAGTATTGGAAACATGAAGAGTCTCAACGAAATTGTCTTCATGGACAATGGTTTGGGTGGTTGTTTCCCATCTGAGATCGGAATGTTGTCGAATGTGACGGTTTTCGATGCGAGTAAGAACTCGTTCATCGGTCGGCTACCGACTACTTTTGCCGGGTTAACGGGTGTGGAGGAGTTGGATATCTCCGGTAATAAACTTACTGGATTATTAGCGGATAGTATTTGCAAGTTGCCTAATTTGGTGAACTTCACTTACTCGTACAATTACTTCAATGGACAAGATGGTTCGTGTGTCCCGGGAGGTGGTCGGAAGGAGATTGTTCTGGACGACACACGTAATTGTTTACCTGATCGACCTGAACAACGGTCGGCACAGGAATGTGCGGTGGTGATTAACCGTCCGGTTGACTGTAGCAAGGACAAGTGTGCTGGTGGTGGATCTTCAACTCCGTCGAGACCATCGCTGGTTCCTACTGAACCGGTTCAAAAGCCATCACCAGTTCCAAGTCTGCCTGTTCCGGAACCCTCGCCAGTTCCAACCCGGCCGGTTCACAAACCACAGCCACCGAAAGAGTCACAGCAACCGGATGATCCTTACGATCAGTTTCCGGTGAAGAACCGTCGCAGTCCTCCTCCACCAGCTCCGGTAAACTCTCCGTCCATTCCTCTTCCATCACCTCCTCTACCACCACCGGTTCACTCTCCCCCACCTCCTGTTAAATCTCCTCCACCGCCGGTCCACTCTCCACCACCACCACCAGTTTATTCGCCACCACCACCGCCTGTCTACTCTCCTCCACCACCCGTCTTTTCACCACCTCCTCCTCCCGTTAACTCACCACCACCACCAGTTCTCTCTCCACTGCCACCAGCACCTGTTCACTCACCGCCGCCACCTGTCAACTCGCCACCACCACCGGTATTTTTTCCTCCAGCTCATCCGCCTAAGTCCAGTTCACCACCGCAAACACCAAGCCAACCTTCACCATCGCCAATGATCTTTTCTCCACAACCGCCGCAATCTCCACCAGTAGTCTCCTCCCCTCCTCCAGGACCGCTAAAGGTCGACTGCCCACCGGCTGCACAAGCACCAGCTCCAAGTGATGAACTCATCACACCAACACCAGCTCCGGTGGAGAAGAAACAGACGCCGTCTGCACAAGCACCAGCTCCAGTGGAAGACATACAGACGCCGACTGCACAAGCACCAGCTTCAAGTGATGATTCCACCACACCACCACCCTCTCCGGTGGAAAAGAAAGAGACGCCGTCTGCACAAGCACCAGCGCCAAGCGATGAGTTCATCATACCACCCTTCGTCGGCCACCAATACGCATCGCCACCACCTCCAATGTTCGAAGGCTACTAA
- the LOC106328058 gene encoding caffeoyl-CoA O-methyltransferase 1-like gives MATTTAEATKTSSTNVEDKQSQNLRHQEVGHKSLLQSDDLYQYILETSVYPREPESMKELREVTAKHPWNIMTTSADEGQFLNMLIKLVNAKNTMEIGVYTGYSLLATALALPEDGKILAMDVNRENYELGLPIIEKAGVAHKIDFREGPALPVLDQLVADEKNHGTYDFIFVDADKDNYINYHKRLIDLVKVGGVIGYDNTLWNGSVVAPPDAPMRKYVRYYRDFVLELNKALAADPRIEICMLPVGDGITICRRIS, from the exons ATGGCGACGACAACAGCAGAGGCAACAAAGACATCTAGTACTAATGTAGAAGACAAGCAATCACAGAATCTCCGACATCAAGAAGTCGGCCACAAGAGTCTCTTACAGAGCGACGATCTCTACCAG TATATTCTGGAGACAAGTGTGTATCCAAGAGAACCAGAATCAATGAAGGAACTCAGGGAAGTGACAGCAAAACACCCTTGGAACATAATGACCACGTCAGCAGACGAAGGACAGTTTCTGAACATGCTCATCAAGCTCGTTAACGCCAAGAACACAATGGAGATCGGTGTTTACACTGGCTACTCTCTCCTCGCCACCGCTCTTGCTCTCCCCGAAGACGGCAAA ATTCTGGCTATGGATGTTAACAGAGAGAATTACGAATTGGGTTTGCCGATCATCGAGAAAGCCGGCGTTGCTCACAAGATCGATTTCAGGGAAGGCCCTGCTCTACCTGTTCTTGATCAACTTGTTGCTGAC GAGAAGAACCATGGAACATATGACTTTATTTTCGTTGATGCTGACAAGGACAACTATATCAACTACCACAAGCGTTTGATTGATCTTGTGAAAGTTGGAGGAGTGATTGGCTACGACAACACTCTGTGGAACGGTTCTGTCGTGGCTCCTCCTGATGCTCCGATGAGGAAGTACGTTCGTTACTACAGGGACTTTGTTCTTGAGCTTAACAAGGCTCTTGCTGCTGACCCTAGGATTGAGATTTGCATGCTCCCGGTTGGTGATGGAATCACTATCTGCCGTCGGATCAGTTGA